Proteins co-encoded in one Halodesulfovibrio marinisediminis DSM 17456 genomic window:
- a CDS encoding tetratricopeptide repeat protein, with protein MNRIIVFSLLSTCLLFSGCAVTAIRNDTTCASENSAQRAAQLHKEGNIAEALKYYAKAIEEHETPQLHNEAGVALLDGGNPKEALAEFNRALAFMPSSTELYINKGTAEILLANDDAAEESFNKALSYTPDNPAALNGKALIMLQRKEYESALILLVKAERSAPQNQNIMFNKALSLEGTGLLEDADNTLTLLLKENPNDAETLNARGIVRMKRKQYDLARKDFTTAISQSPTTGVFYYNKAILQQNLMKYEKAVANYTRAVAYAPTNPETYINRGESYFLLGQKIKGCHDLKKACDMGLCTKFDGYKRAGLCND; from the coding sequence ATGAATCGCATTATTGTTTTCAGCTTACTGAGCACCTGCCTTCTGTTCAGCGGGTGTGCAGTAACAGCCATCAGAAATGATACCACCTGTGCATCAGAAAACAGCGCTCAACGAGCTGCCCAACTCCATAAGGAAGGGAATATTGCTGAAGCATTGAAGTACTATGCTAAAGCGATTGAAGAACATGAAACGCCACAATTGCATAATGAAGCAGGAGTTGCCTTACTGGATGGTGGAAATCCAAAGGAAGCACTTGCTGAGTTCAATCGTGCCCTAGCTTTTATGCCCTCATCTACCGAGTTATATATTAACAAAGGCACTGCTGAAATTCTCCTTGCAAACGATGACGCCGCCGAGGAGTCTTTTAATAAAGCCTTGAGCTATACTCCTGACAACCCAGCAGCGCTTAATGGCAAAGCACTCATCATGCTGCAACGGAAGGAGTATGAATCAGCACTTATTCTACTAGTAAAAGCTGAACGCTCTGCACCGCAAAATCAAAACATTATGTTTAACAAAGCCCTCTCGTTAGAAGGCACTGGCCTACTCGAAGATGCTGACAATACACTTACGTTACTTCTCAAAGAGAATCCAAATGATGCGGAAACACTTAACGCACGCGGTATTGTTCGTATGAAACGCAAACAATACGACCTCGCCCGTAAAGATTTTACAACAGCAATTTCTCAATCCCCTACCACGGGAGTTTTCTACTACAACAAAGCCATCCTGCAGCAAAACTTGATGAAGTACGAGAAGGCAGTGGCAAACTACACCCGTGCAGTTGCTTATGCCCCTACAAATCCTGAAACTTACATCAATCGAGGAGAAAGTTACTTTCTTCTCGGTCAAAAAATAAAAGGGTGTCATGACTTAAAAAAAGCTTGCGATATGGGACTATGCACAAAATTTGATGGCTACAAGCGAGCAGGACTGTGCAACGATTAG
- a CDS encoding PulJ/GspJ family protein has translation MQQKKNHPQAGFTLLEVLIAIMLMATIMTTLFGVFTHVLNAAQHARKHMESDRVGRAILGIIAEDIRYMHPDTTSEHLKFSTMIPPNDNSLPEERTILGLATTSSLKFSEHPTSYSLQYVTYSIIKNGTGDFSLFRNEQPFPTIEGKLPLLRYKLVNSMRSCTFSYYDKARDEFRQDWDNDRMELPEAIRIEFFLGEAEPPYKYSLVIPLPKRTS, from the coding sequence ATGCAGCAGAAAAAGAATCATCCACAGGCTGGGTTCACACTGCTTGAAGTGCTCATAGCAATTATGCTCATGGCAACCATCATGACGACACTGTTCGGCGTCTTCACGCATGTTCTAAACGCAGCTCAACATGCAAGAAAGCACATGGAATCCGACAGAGTTGGACGAGCAATCCTCGGCATTATTGCTGAAGACATCCGGTACATGCATCCCGATACGACATCTGAGCACTTAAAGTTCAGCACAATGATTCCCCCTAACGATAACAGCCTGCCTGAAGAGAGAACGATTCTAGGTCTTGCAACCACTTCATCCCTTAAATTTTCGGAACATCCCACATCATATTCACTACAATATGTGACCTATTCGATCATAAAAAACGGCACTGGCGACTTCAGCCTCTTTCGTAATGAACAACCCTTTCCGACAATTGAGGGAAAACTTCCTTTACTACGATACAAACTGGTTAATTCCATGCGCTCCTGCACCTTTTCTTACTATGACAAAGCCCGTGATGAGTTCAGACAAGACTGGGACAACGATAGGATGGAGCTGCCCGAAGCTATCCGCATAGAGTTTTTCCTTGGTGAAGCTGAACCTCCCTATAAATATTCACTTGTAATTCCTTTGCCTAAGAGAACGTCATAA
- a CDS encoding type II secretion system protein M, whose protein sequence is MGNRRAITLLIYGTVLLSVLRFIALPTLDYRDDMQKRTTRTYKMLGKVTELAQEYTQLQTSRKALSSGGAAHQGTLFAIVEEISRKQKINSLIVSVRPQQKKLENELVEEKIQIRFENLYQLDLLHFLYSVEKKMQGITVLNLEIQRTQGALLNVDVSLCMATPDRL, encoded by the coding sequence ATGGGAAATAGACGAGCAATCACCCTTCTCATCTATGGCACAGTGCTTCTCAGCGTACTGAGATTTATTGCGCTACCAACACTTGATTACAGAGATGACATGCAAAAACGTACCACCCGCACATACAAGATGTTAGGAAAGGTTACGGAACTTGCTCAGGAATACACGCAACTTCAAACAAGCCGCAAAGCGCTTTCTTCAGGGGGAGCCGCTCATCAAGGCACCTTGTTTGCCATTGTTGAAGAAATTTCACGAAAACAAAAGATCAACAGTCTAATTGTGTCGGTGCGCCCACAACAGAAGAAGTTGGAAAACGAACTCGTCGAAGAAAAAATTCAGATTCGTTTTGAAAATCTGTACCAACTGGATCTTCTACATTTTCTGTATTCTGTAGAAAAAAAAATGCAAGGCATCACGGTTCTAAATCTTGAAATCCAACGAACTCAGGGTGCACTTCTCAATGTGGACGTTTCACTCTGCATGGCAACGCCAGACAGGTTGTAA
- the gspG gene encoding type II secretion system major pseudopilin GspG, with protein MNTHCGKNKRSTESGFTLMELMVVIVILGILASIVVPRFLDEPQKARVIKVKMQIQGLSTAAKKFYLDNGFYPSTEQGLQALVEKPTIGRIPKHYPSNGYIAKIPSDPWENEYVYIAPGEHEAFEIISFGADGEEGGENDGTDIQSWNIE; from the coding sequence ATGAATACGCATTGCGGCAAAAACAAACGATCTACAGAGTCCGGATTTACGTTGATGGAACTGATGGTGGTCATTGTAATATTGGGTATTTTGGCATCAATCGTAGTCCCACGCTTCCTTGATGAGCCACAAAAAGCACGAGTAATCAAAGTAAAAATGCAAATTCAGGGACTGTCTACAGCCGCAAAAAAATTCTATCTCGACAATGGATTTTACCCCAGCACAGAACAAGGCTTACAGGCTCTTGTTGAAAAACCTACAATTGGCAGAATTCCGAAGCACTACCCATCCAACGGTTATATTGCAAAGATCCCTTCTGACCCATGGGAAAACGAATACGTATACATTGCCCCAGGCGAACATGAAGCATTTGAAATAATCTCATTTGGAGCTGACGGCGAAGAGGGCGGGGAAAATGACGGCACCGACATCCAAAGTTGGAACATTGAATAG
- a CDS encoding type II secretion system F family protein, whose amino-acid sequence MHDPNNCPTDFFSIHVPEIFMPTYKYNAADCIGKTTKGIIDANTPAHAAKQLRDSGLYPLKIISLNSTPVPNQHAVPIKRLFTRPGCFNRIPKSTVASILRQLATLLNAGLELEESLQTILEQEGKAPMRTIISQLRDRIREGADLATALVEHPKVFDSTIITMVKAAESSGTLGLVMERLAEHTEQQLTLTRKIQSTLAYPILMLFVGIAVVIFLLTFVIPKVTQIFIDLDHTLPTPTLILLATSAGLQQYWLYILCGIAVVSFGLKRFLTTHYGRMLHHTYILRVPILGSLLRQLAVAKVCRTLGMLVKNGVSLVTALNIVQNVTENVVLEQCIREMNKGVQEGKNLADFMRHSIFFPASATQMVAAGEKSGQLSHMLLVVADDCDNQIKAKLQLITSLIEPIMILLLGGIVGFVVMAIILPIFEMSSLVG is encoded by the coding sequence ATGCACGATCCCAACAACTGCCCAACAGACTTCTTTTCTATCCATGTTCCGGAAATTTTTATGCCTACCTATAAGTATAACGCTGCTGATTGCATCGGTAAAACCACAAAAGGAATTATTGATGCAAACACCCCCGCACATGCAGCAAAACAGCTGCGAGATTCCGGACTCTATCCGCTCAAGATAATATCGCTGAACTCCACTCCTGTTCCTAACCAGCACGCAGTACCCATCAAACGCCTTTTCACGCGTCCAGGCTGCTTCAACCGTATCCCCAAAAGCACTGTTGCCAGTATCCTTCGCCAACTTGCAACCCTACTCAACGCAGGATTGGAACTAGAAGAATCGTTGCAAACTATACTTGAGCAAGAGGGAAAAGCTCCTATGCGTACCATTATCTCTCAACTCCGTGACAGAATACGAGAAGGGGCAGACCTCGCAACAGCGCTAGTTGAACACCCTAAGGTCTTCGACTCCACCATCATTACCATGGTCAAAGCAGCAGAATCTTCCGGCACACTTGGTCTTGTTATGGAGCGGCTCGCAGAGCATACGGAACAACAGCTTACTCTCACACGTAAAATTCAAAGCACATTAGCATACCCAATTCTCATGCTTTTTGTAGGTATTGCTGTGGTTATCTTTTTACTTACTTTTGTGATTCCAAAAGTAACTCAAATCTTTATTGATCTTGACCACACTTTGCCTACACCGACACTCATTCTTCTGGCCACCAGCGCAGGCTTGCAACAATACTGGCTGTACATTCTCTGCGGGATTGCCGTTGTTTCTTTCGGGCTCAAGCGGTTTCTGACCACACATTATGGCAGAATGCTCCATCACACATACATCTTACGTGTTCCGATATTAGGTTCTTTACTCCGACAACTTGCTGTTGCCAAAGTCTGCCGCACTCTCGGTATGCTTGTAAAAAACGGAGTATCGCTTGTTACAGCTCTGAATATCGTACAAAATGTGACGGAAAACGTAGTGCTAGAACAATGTATTCGAGAAATGAATAAGGGAGTACAGGAAGGAAAAAACCTTGCGGATTTTATGCGCCACTCAATCTTCTTCCCGGCTTCAGCAACACAAATGGTCGCTGCAGGAGAGAAAAGCGGACAACTATCGCATATGCTGCTTGTTGTCGCGGATGACTGCGACAATCAAATCAAAGCCAAACTGCAACTTATCACATCTCTTATAGAGCCTATTATGATCCTGCTGCTTGGCGGCATAGTTGGCTTTGTGGTTATGGCAATCATTCTACCGATTTTCGAAATGAGCAGCCTCGTTGGGTAA
- a CDS encoding prepilin-type N-terminal cleavage/methylation domain-containing protein, which yields MMHSTTKENGFTIVEVLVALVLLSISVLMTLMLTTQNQDALSKIYFQETATILAQKKLFELEQQGVTATTTAAGDFGEHHPDFSWKANVYSTVRPSTNRLQLKVMWGEKRNHSVTIEKVFTE from the coding sequence ATGATGCATTCAACAACAAAAGAGAACGGCTTTACTATCGTAGAAGTTCTCGTTGCTCTGGTTCTACTGAGCATTTCGGTGCTTATGACGCTTATGCTTACCACGCAAAATCAAGACGCTCTTTCGAAAATATATTTTCAGGAAACTGCAACAATACTGGCGCAAAAAAAGCTCTTTGAGCTGGAACAGCAAGGAGTGACTGCCACAACAACAGCAGCTGGAGATTTTGGAGAGCACCACCCGGATTTTTCATGGAAGGCTAACGTCTACTCCACAGTAAGACCTTCAACCAATCGATTGCAGCTCAAGGTCATGTGGGGAGAAAAAAGGAATCACTCCGTCACAATTGAAAAAGTGTTCACTGAGTAA
- a CDS encoding type IV pilus biogenesis protein PilM has product MRNKFLCITCSESQVGLYQFTVKLNTAILSNYIFFKPAAPFSTQSLAAEITDAVEHNNLFSQTYYVALNSRFTMLRNWKFPFTAKSKIKQALTFEIEQEIPLSQKDIITDIHLAPKTANSRNVVSASVPKQFLNTFLTELQARGIDPERIDIDAFALVNALSNINNATRTLLLDIDATRCLFIFIHEGQVVTLSQTPHELQDVKRHVMQSISLTKNYVTRRILFNKIVSHPVTFSKKSLNKNTLCESLNQLAKTILLGINSSNTSCETILLSGETTAIPGIDEFLSDILPYPVTSLRKSCINPIMQQFNDATGWGDCLQASGLMQSAKNTLSLKKQGMNFRKDEFSFRRQSDPVLTVAKYVTSIAIILLLTWSCSLWAEGWQKEKEAKAVTRSLEKTFHSALPNVHGNFSTIQYISILQGRLLQLKGETSLNKTTQADTIDILNELHKNISNQFDVTLDAIAINTKGINLRGTTDSLNTLEQVRADLSRSPMLKNIEIRGATLQNKERVRFALNTMRQQPHGK; this is encoded by the coding sequence ATGCGCAATAAATTTCTTTGTATCACCTGCTCAGAAAGCCAAGTAGGACTTTACCAATTCACCGTAAAGTTAAACACTGCCATTCTCTCCAACTACATCTTTTTCAAGCCAGCAGCACCTTTTTCTACACAATCGTTAGCGGCTGAGATTACAGATGCTGTTGAACATAACAATCTTTTCTCCCAAACATACTATGTTGCGCTCAACTCACGCTTCACCATGCTCCGTAACTGGAAATTCCCGTTTACTGCAAAATCTAAAATCAAACAGGCACTTACCTTCGAAATAGAACAGGAAATTCCACTTTCTCAAAAAGACATTATTACCGACATACATCTGGCACCCAAAACAGCCAACAGCCGTAACGTCGTTTCTGCAAGTGTCCCTAAGCAATTCTTGAATACATTTCTGACAGAACTTCAAGCCCGGGGGATTGATCCTGAACGCATTGACATTGATGCCTTTGCTCTAGTGAACGCCCTTTCTAATATAAACAACGCAACTCGCACCCTGCTACTCGACATCGATGCGACACGCTGCCTTTTTATCTTCATCCATGAAGGACAAGTTGTTACGCTCTCACAAACTCCGCACGAACTTCAAGATGTTAAGCGCCATGTTATGCAATCTATTTCCCTGACAAAAAATTATGTCACGCGACGAATACTCTTCAATAAAATAGTTTCCCATCCCGTTACATTTTCTAAAAAAAGTTTAAATAAAAACACATTATGCGAAAGCCTGAACCAACTTGCAAAGACTATCCTGCTAGGCATCAACAGCAGCAACACCTCCTGTGAAACGATCCTGTTGTCCGGTGAAACCACAGCAATTCCCGGCATTGATGAATTTTTATCCGACATACTACCATATCCTGTAACCTCCCTGCGCAAGAGCTGCATCAATCCGATCATGCAGCAATTTAATGATGCGACTGGCTGGGGCGATTGTTTGCAGGCGAGCGGACTCATGCAATCAGCAAAAAACACGCTGAGTCTGAAGAAGCAGGGCATGAACTTTCGCAAGGATGAATTCTCCTTCCGTCGACAGTCTGATCCTGTTCTTACCGTCGCGAAGTACGTCACCTCTATTGCTATCATCCTGCTTCTTACATGGTCATGCTCCCTTTGGGCTGAGGGATGGCAAAAAGAAAAAGAAGCAAAAGCAGTTACACGCAGCCTGGAAAAGACATTTCATTCCGCCCTTCCTAACGTGCATGGTAACTTCAGCACCATTCAGTACATAAGCATCCTGCAAGGTCGCTTACTACAACTAAAAGGTGAAACATCACTAAATAAGACAACGCAGGCTGACACAATCGATATCCTCAACGAGTTGCACAAGAACATCTCCAACCAATTTGATGTAACCCTTGATGCCATCGCCATTAACACCAAAGGAATCAACCTGCGTGGAACCACAGACAGCCTGAATACGCTGGAGCAAGTTCGTGCCGATCTTTCCCGCAGCCCTATGCTGAAAAATATCGAAATACGTGGTGCAACTCTCCAGAATAAAGAAAGGGTACGCTTTGCACTCAATACCATGAGGCAACAGCCACATGGGAAATAG
- the gspD gene encoding type II secretion system secretin GspD, whose protein sequence is MIAKKRVHCLRAVLFVCFLVLAQVGITAADEGRCISMDFKKVDIHVLIKFISELTGKNFIVDNRVGGSVTIYSPSKVSVNEAYRVFESVLKVNKFTIVPSGSAYKILPLAVGKTEALPTLTSYGSFDDHVPEGDELVTRIIRLKHSSAIELSKVLPKMMGANGVVLVYVPSNSLIVTAPYRVIQQTLKLVKAVDRAQFAPQSKNFSLQYGDAKSVAASLNKIVAVQVKEQAKIGKKSIAIVQADERTNAIVALADSDLMLTIEALIQALDIKTPKGKGDIHTLTLENAKADDVATVVNTLIERQGKTKEEKVLSREVKIVADKATNSLVITARPDDFDTLVGVIKKLDMPRSQVFIEAAIMEASSDSSFNFGVNWGGAIGGGDTRMIGGTNHGGGAVSLPNNGSSGFVGLPSGSSIGAVMTDAFSIGGTSYSIQSILSAVKGNNEFTILSTPQLLTLNNEEARVDIVDNIPFVKQAVVTNDYDISTQSVDYKDVGVKLKITPRIGPNRTLLLDVNQEVSRVVNSLITLEQGQQLVAPTTRKREVETTIRMVDGETAVIAGLLSRDDSSNNSSTPWLGDVPILGWLFKQKKKSSAKTNLYIFISARIINTVEENNRLTSEKKRKFLSQRTGENGEGLPIMSQPRLMRPAMILR, encoded by the coding sequence ATGATCGCTAAAAAAAGAGTTCATTGCTTACGGGCAGTGTTGTTTGTTTGTTTCTTGGTATTGGCTCAGGTGGGGATAACTGCCGCAGACGAGGGGCGCTGTATCAGCATGGATTTCAAAAAAGTTGATATCCATGTGCTCATCAAGTTCATCAGCGAACTTACAGGCAAAAATTTTATTGTAGATAATCGTGTTGGCGGTAGTGTTACAATTTATTCGCCTTCAAAAGTAAGTGTGAATGAGGCATATCGAGTTTTTGAGTCGGTTCTTAAGGTTAATAAATTTACAATCGTTCCAAGCGGGAGTGCATATAAAATTTTGCCTCTAGCTGTTGGTAAAACAGAAGCGCTGCCTACGTTAACTTCATATGGTTCTTTTGATGATCATGTCCCCGAAGGAGATGAGCTTGTTACCCGCATTATCCGGTTGAAGCATTCAAGCGCGATTGAGCTATCTAAGGTTTTGCCCAAAATGATGGGGGCTAACGGGGTTGTTCTTGTATATGTCCCCAGTAATTCATTAATTGTTACTGCTCCGTACCGCGTTATCCAGCAAACATTGAAGCTTGTGAAGGCAGTCGATAGGGCTCAGTTTGCTCCGCAGTCTAAGAATTTTTCCCTTCAATATGGTGACGCAAAAAGCGTTGCTGCCAGCCTTAATAAAATAGTTGCCGTTCAGGTGAAAGAGCAGGCTAAAATTGGCAAAAAATCTATAGCAATTGTGCAGGCGGATGAACGAACCAACGCAATTGTTGCGCTCGCTGATTCTGACTTAATGCTGACAATTGAAGCGCTTATACAAGCTTTGGATATAAAAACACCGAAAGGTAAAGGTGATATCCATACGCTAACGTTAGAGAATGCAAAAGCAGACGACGTTGCTACCGTTGTAAATACGTTAATAGAACGTCAGGGGAAGACCAAAGAAGAGAAGGTGCTTTCTCGTGAAGTAAAGATTGTTGCGGATAAAGCGACAAATAGTCTTGTGATTACAGCTAGACCGGATGATTTTGATACTCTCGTAGGTGTTATTAAAAAGCTGGATATGCCCCGAAGTCAGGTGTTCATCGAGGCTGCCATAATGGAAGCTTCCAGTGATTCCAGTTTCAATTTCGGTGTGAACTGGGGGGGAGCTATCGGTGGTGGAGACACTCGTATGATCGGTGGTACCAACCATGGCGGTGGGGCAGTTTCGTTGCCGAATAATGGTTCCTCCGGATTTGTGGGCTTACCATCTGGCTCATCCATCGGAGCTGTAATGACTGACGCTTTTAGTATTGGCGGAACGTCTTATAGCATCCAGTCTATTTTGAGTGCGGTAAAGGGCAACAATGAATTTACAATCCTTTCTACGCCACAATTACTTACTTTGAATAATGAAGAAGCTCGAGTTGATATTGTAGATAACATTCCGTTTGTAAAGCAGGCTGTAGTAACTAATGATTACGATATTAGTACGCAAAGTGTTGATTACAAGGATGTCGGTGTGAAGTTGAAAATTACACCCAGGATTGGACCTAACCGAACGCTGTTGCTTGATGTGAATCAGGAAGTAAGCCGTGTCGTGAATTCATTGATCACTTTGGAACAAGGGCAGCAACTTGTTGCACCGACAACCCGTAAGCGTGAAGTGGAAACTACTATTCGAATGGTTGATGGTGAGACCGCCGTTATCGCGGGTTTGTTGAGTAGGGATGATTCAAGCAACAACTCATCAACACCGTGGCTTGGTGATGTTCCTATACTGGGTTGGCTCTTTAAGCAGAAGAAAAAATCCAGTGCTAAGACCAACCTGTATATTTTTATTTCTGCACGTATCATTAATACGGTGGAGGAAAACAATCGGCTGACTAGTGAAAAGAAACGAAAATTTCTTTCACAACGTACTGGCGAAAATGGCGAGGGACTTCCTATAATGAGTCAGCCGCGTTTGATGCGGCCTGCTATGATACTTAGGTAG
- the gspE gene encoding type II secretion system ATPase GspE, whose product MEIIKKISVRSEVGSAGQNEQLGAVRYSTEEMSLREQAEAYGIELLLTVPHRFVDVELICRFSISYLKKHLMVPLKDDDGALVVGMASSASLMYLNDFTLFLGTPVMKGVLLTEQAVMSLIDRAFGDSQEEADVADVLEGAESFSIEYIDEETINDLLDDSSDAPFIKLVNMVLTQAVRAGASDVHIEPFKDILRVRFRLDGVLYDKHSFIKKFHAAIVSRIKVMAKLNIAEKRLPQDGRIALTLGGRQVDLRVSTLPTSHGERIVMRLLEKSTRILDLSELGLQDDDRELFRNITRLSHGIVLVTGPTGSGKTTSLYAALSDINSSDKNIMTIEDPVEYQLEGIGQIQVNTKTGLTFAKGLRSIVRQDPDIILVGEIRDKETADIAIQSALTGHLVFSTLHTNDAPSAITRLTDMGVEPYLLSSVLRVVVAQRLVRVLCPHCKREVVATAESAIECDSMAKAIVGNQIYDAAGCPECMETGYRGRQAVYEIMQVSEVIKRQMLTNSDSGELRKLAVSEGMRTLKSDGCCKVLQGITTISEIMRVSNL is encoded by the coding sequence ATGGAAATTATCAAGAAGATATCTGTACGTAGTGAAGTTGGTTCTGCTGGGCAGAATGAACAGTTGGGGGCAGTCAGATATTCGACAGAAGAGATGTCTCTTCGAGAGCAGGCAGAAGCTTATGGTATAGAGTTGTTGCTAACTGTTCCTCATCGTTTTGTGGATGTGGAGTTAATTTGCCGTTTTTCAATTTCCTATTTGAAAAAGCATCTGATGGTTCCGTTGAAAGATGATGATGGTGCGCTTGTGGTTGGCATGGCGTCATCAGCATCACTAATGTATTTGAATGATTTTACGTTGTTTTTAGGCACCCCTGTAATGAAAGGTGTTCTTTTGACAGAGCAGGCCGTGATGTCGCTTATCGATAGGGCCTTCGGTGATTCCCAGGAAGAGGCGGATGTGGCAGATGTGCTTGAAGGGGCAGAAAGCTTTTCAATTGAATACATAGATGAAGAAACTATCAACGATCTTCTTGATGATTCCAGTGACGCTCCGTTTATTAAACTGGTGAACATGGTGCTGACGCAGGCTGTGCGTGCTGGAGCAAGTGATGTTCATATTGAGCCGTTTAAAGATATTCTGCGGGTGCGTTTTCGCCTTGATGGAGTGTTGTACGATAAACATTCATTTATCAAAAAATTTCATGCTGCCATTGTTTCTCGTATCAAGGTTATGGCGAAACTGAATATAGCAGAGAAACGTTTGCCGCAGGATGGGCGAATTGCTTTGACTCTTGGCGGACGGCAGGTCGATTTACGTGTTTCTACGCTACCGACTTCGCATGGAGAGCGCATTGTGATGCGTCTTCTTGAGAAAAGTACACGCATTCTGGATTTATCCGAATTAGGCTTACAGGATGATGATCGGGAGCTTTTTCGGAATATTACCCGCCTTTCCCACGGTATTGTTCTTGTTACAGGGCCTACAGGTAGTGGTAAAACAACGTCTCTTTATGCTGCACTTAGCGATATTAACTCTTCTGATAAGAATATTATGACCATTGAAGATCCGGTTGAATATCAACTGGAGGGTATCGGTCAGATTCAGGTTAACACAAAAACTGGGCTAACCTTTGCAAAAGGTTTACGCTCTATTGTCCGGCAGGATCCAGATATTATTCTTGTTGGAGAAATTCGTGATAAGGAAACAGCAGACATCGCTATTCAGTCGGCGCTTACCGGTCACTTAGTATTTTCAACATTGCATACTAATGATGCACCAAGTGCAATCACACGGCTTACAGATATGGGAGTAGAGCCCTATTTGCTTTCTTCAGTCCTGCGGGTGGTTGTGGCACAACGTCTGGTACGTGTTCTGTGTCCACATTGTAAACGAGAGGTGGTTGCTACTGCTGAGTCGGCTATTGAGTGCGACAGTATGGCCAAAGCAATAGTTGGTAATCAGATATATGATGCCGCAGGATGTCCCGAATGTATGGAGACAGGATATAGGGGACGTCAAGCTGTGTACGAGATAATGCAGGTCTCAGAAGTGATTAAGCGTCAGATGCTGACAAATTCTGACTCCGGAGAACTGCGTAAGCTGGCTGTATCCGAAGGAATGCGGACACTTAAATCTGATGGTTGCTGCAAGGTGCTGCAAGGTATTACTACGATATCTGAAATTATGCGTGTATCTAATTTGTAG
- a CDS encoding pilus assembly FimT family protein, translating to MTAPTSKVGTLNSNCHRISGFTLFELLIVLVIIGTMTSMLAFNIDFSSSSDMNTAVRRISGAVAEARSRALLKRAQLELRVSRNKMELYQRTKDGRHRLNVTQLPQNVSIEDVEIDGKHGRHLLLFQLKGITQPTIIRLKTKNTQQDILIHPILGIELVNSHS from the coding sequence ATGACGGCACCGACATCCAAAGTTGGAACATTGAATAGCAACTGCCACCGCATATCCGGATTCACGCTGTTTGAACTACTTATCGTCCTTGTCATTATCGGTACTATGACGAGCATGCTTGCGTTCAACATAGACTTCAGCTCTTCAAGCGACATGAACACAGCTGTACGCAGAATCTCAGGAGCAGTAGCTGAAGCACGCTCTCGAGCCTTATTAAAACGTGCTCAACTCGAACTAAGAGTTAGCAGGAATAAAATGGAACTGTATCAACGTACTAAAGATGGACGACATCGTCTCAACGTCACTCAATTACCCCAAAATGTATCCATAGAGGATGTAGAAATCGACGGAAAACACGGTAGGCATCTTCTATTATTTCAACTCAAAGGAATTACTCAACCTACAATTATCCGCCTTAAGACTAAGAACACGCAGCAAGACATCTTAATCCACCCGATCTTAGGCATTGAACTTGTCAATTCCCACTCATAG